The genomic segment ATTGATGAAGAGCAGGATGAATTAGAGATAGTAGATCAAAATAATATTGATCCGATTATAGAAGACGATGCTAGAATGAAGTTATATCCGATATTTCCTTTTGATGCAAATAAAGGTTTTGAAATATTCACTATAGAATTAGAACCAGGGTGCAATCATATATCTACTCCACACAGCGATGGCGTCGAGGAATATATTATAGTAACTCAAGGTGAAGTAGAAATAGATATTGAGGATCAAAAGTATTCGTTAAAAAAAGGTAATTCTATTAAATTTGTAGCCAATATACCACATAAATATAGAAATGTGAGTAGAGAACCGGCAATATTTCAAAATATAATACTTTATTTCAGGTAATGAAATATCCTTGATCAATATTGTTTCGATGAGAAAAATATATAGTAAATAAGTTGCATTTTTGAGATTTCAAATGCTATCTCATATTAATTAGTTAACTATATTATAGTGAAATGCTATAATATAGAATTAGATAATGATAATTAAGAATTAGATTTTATTCGAAGGATAAGAATTAAGCGAAAGAGGTTGGTTGAAATATGGGAAAATTAAGAGTAATAGGTATAGGACCTGGAAGTGTTGAGAATATGAGTCTGAGAGCACTAAAGGCCATTGAAGATAGTGATGTTGTTGTTGGATACAATAAGTACATAGATATGATAAAAGACTTAGTTAAAGATAAAGAGTTATATTCGACAGGAATGAAAGGTGAAGAAGCTAGATGCAAGGAAGCTTTAAATTTATGTAAGGATAAAAATGTTGCATTAATAAGTACTGGAGATGCAGGTATTTATGGAATGGCTGGATTGATACTTGAACTTAAAAAAGATGAGGATGTGGAGATAATTCCAGGTATTACTGCAAGTAGTGCAGCAGGTTCTGTAGTTGGGGCACCTCTTATGCATGATAATTGCAATATTAGCTTAAGTGACCTCATGACACCTTATGAAGATATAAAGAAGAGAGTAAAACTTGCAGCAGAAGGAGACTTTGTAATATCCTTATATAATCCTAAAAGTAAGGGAAGACCTGACTATTTAAGAGAATGTATTGATATAATAAGGGAGTTTAGGCAGGATAGCACTCCAGTGGCAGTAATAAGACATGCACTTAGAGAAGGGCAAAGTTATAAATTATTTACTATCAAAGATTTTGATGAAGATATAGTAGATATGATGTCTATTGTAATAGTAGGAAATTCAAAAAGTTATTATAAAGATGAAAAATTCATAACACCTAGAGGTTATGAAAATAAAAGATAGAAATAGATTGTATTTAGATATATAAAAGAAAATAATGAGTCGATGATGCGCTACATTAATTGGAAATAAATTCGCATGGTTGGCTCATTATTTTTCTTAATGTGTCTTGGCAATCTGGAATGGAGAAAGTATGATTGGATTTATATTAGGAACTTCAGAGGGAAGAAAAATTTTGTCGTTAATAAATAAATATACTAGTGACATTGCAGTTACAACTGCTACAGCTTATGGAGGAGAGCTACTCAAGGAATTTAATATAAAGGAACTAAACACAAAACCTTTGAATGCAGAAGAAATGCTAAAATGGATAGAGATTAATCAAATTGATATACTAGTTGATGCATCTCATCCTTATGCACAAGAAGTTACAAAGATCGCATTAAAGTGCGCAAATTCACTTAAGATTAAGTATGTAAGATATGAAAGATTAGGTGCTCTTGAGAGTATTACTGGAGAAGATATAGTAAGAGTTAAGGATTATGATGAGGCTATTGAAATTATAAAGAATATAGATGGGAATATTTTAAATACTACAGGCGGAAATAATGTTTCTAAGTTTGTAAATTTAGAGTTTAATCATAGAGTAATACATAGAATTTTACCATCACCTAAAGTATTAGAAAAGATAGTCGAAAAGGGAATTAATATTAAAGATATTATAGCGCTTCAAGGTCCGATATCGTATGAACTAGAAAAAGCATTTATTTACCAATATAATATTAAGGCAATTTTGACTAAAGACAGTGGTAAAGAAGGCGGAGTTCTAGAAAAGCTTAAAGCAGTTCGGGAAGCCAAGATTAAATTAATAGTAATAGAAAAACCAAAATTTAATTATGAATTAGTATTTAATCATGAAGAAAAATTAGTAGAGTTTCTGATGAAATATAAAAAATAAAATGGGGGTAAAAATGAATTATATAGTCAAAAGAACTACTTCGGAAGATGTAGATTTTAAGTTTTTAGAGAAGCAACTTGATGATGAGTTATTCGAAATATATGGGGATATGCAAAGTAATTATTCATCACACAATACAGTTATAGATTTAAAGACAATTATAATATTTGTTGACCAAAAGCCAATAGGCTGTGGGTGCTTAAAATTTCTTGATTGTGATTTAGCGGAAGTGAAGAGGGTATATGTATCATTAGAATATAGAAACAGAGGAGTAGCTAAGATTATAGTAAAAGAAATTGAAAAGTTAGCAATTGAAAGTAATATTAAAAATATTATTTTGCAGACAGGAAGCAGACAAAAGGCCGCTGTCAGTTTATACGAGAGTATGGGATATAAGTTAACTGAAAACTATGGACCATATATAAATGATAGTAATAGTATTTGTATGAAGAAAATCGTTTGATAGAGAAATTTACTATAGAGATGTTAATATAGCTATAAAAATGTTTTTCATCGAAACAAAATAGATAAAAGGGGGAGATACTTACGGAAAGCGAAGAAAAACTGTCATTTTACGATGAAGAATTAAATGAAATTGGTGTAGCTTCTCGTTCAGAAATACATGCAAATGGACTTCTACATAAGGTGGTTCATTGTTGGATAGTAGATGAGTCTAGCAATGAGAAATGGATATATTTTCAACAGAGATCATATAAGAAAAAAGATTTTCCAGGATTATATGATATCTCAGCAGCGGGACATGTTGAGATTGGAGAGAAAATAGAAAATGCATTAAAACGTGAAGTTAAGGAAGAAATAGGAATAGAAATTAATTTTAAGAAATTAAGATTTGTTGGAAGTATAAGAGAAAAATTTAATCTAAGTAGCTTCTTAAATAATGAAATATGTGAAGTATATTTATATAATGTAGAAGATCCTAAATTTAATATTGGATTTGAAGTGGAGAAGATGGTAAAGTTATCATTTAGTGAATTTAAGAAGTTGGTATTAGGTGGCTATGACCATATTATAGCTTTTTCAACTGATGGAAAGTCAAAATTTAATATAAGAGCGCATGAATTTTGTGTACATGAGGAAGAATATTTAAGATCAATAATAGATTTTATTGGAAAATGATTATTGATTAAATTATTTTTTTGGAATATAATCAAAGAAAAGAAATAATTCTTATTGAAGGGAGTTAAAGTAATGAGCGTTAAGGAAAAAGTTTTAGAAGTTATGAGAGAGGCTGGAAAGCCAGTTAGTGCAGGTGAGGTTGAAAAGTTATCTGGTTTAGATCGTAAAGAAATTGATAATGCATTCAAGGAATTAAAGAAAGAAAGCGCTATTGTATCACCAGTCCGCTGCAAATGGGAGCCAGCAAACTAATATACATGATAATTAAAGGGTACTCTTGGGATAATGATAATATCACAAAAAGAGGCTCTTTATTTTTTTTTTTGAATATATATTGGAAAAAAATTCTTTATCATAGTTCTGAAAATATTAAAAGAATTTTAGCCATAATTGTGAAATGTGAAATTTGCATTGTGAATTATGAATTGCAACATATATATGATGTTTAGGTTAAAGAAGCTAGCTGTTAATTCATTAATAATTTTTTTAGTAATTACACTTAAAAATATATTTAAAAGAATAAGTGATTGTCGAAATATTATGCAAAAAGTAATAGAAGTTTAATAAAAATAGTTATTTGAAATTCATATTTACATTATATAATTTAAATATATAACTTATAGATAATACAATTTATCATTAAGTCTTGGTTTACTGAAATTCTGAATGTAATTTTATTATTTTAGCATAACGTTTTATAGCTTATTAAGAGAAGTTTTTTGAGGCTATGATTTTTCATTTATAATTATATATTTTTTATGTGGGATGAAAGGGAGAATTATTATGAACACGAGAAAAAGAAAAAGAGGATTTAAAAGATTTATACTAAATATTATAGCATTTGGTATTATAGCCTTTGCTATTTTTGGAGTTTATAGCGGCTATATGGCAAAATATAATAGTATAAACCTGCAGGATTTAAACACAAAAATGTATATACAGGATGCAGATAATGCGAGCAAAGGTAAACTTCAAGTAAATTGGAAATTCATGGCGGCTATTGATGGTGTTAGATACAAAAATGATTTTTCTAAAGTAACGGATAGTAGCATAAATCAATTAGCTAATATGTTCATAGATAACAATAAGAGTACAAGCGTTAAAATTAAAAATAGTCAATATAAGCTCGTCGACTTGGATACAGTGTTAGATAAGCTATCTTTTGATA from the Clostridium beijerinckii genome contains:
- a CDS encoding NUDIX hydrolase, encoding MVHCWIVDESSNEKWIYFQQRSYKKKDFPGLYDISAAGHVEIGEKIENALKREVKEEIGIEINFKKLRFVGSIREKFNLSSFLNNEICEVYLYNVEDPKFNIGFEVEKMVKLSFSEFKKLVLGGYDHIIAFSTDGKSKFNIRAHEFCVHEEEYLRSIIDFIGK
- a CDS encoding GNAT family N-acetyltransferase, which translates into the protein MNYIVKRTTSEDVDFKFLEKQLDDELFEIYGDMQSNYSSHNTVIDLKTIIIFVDQKPIGCGCLKFLDCDLAEVKRVYVSLEYRNRGVAKIIVKEIEKLAIESNIKNIILQTGSRQKAAVSLYESMGYKLTENYGPYINDSNSICMKKIV
- a CDS encoding transcriptional regulator — protein: MSVKEKVLEVMREAGKPVSAGEVEKLSGLDRKEIDNAFKELKKESAIVSPVRCKWEPAN
- a CDS encoding helix-turn-helix domain-containing protein, whose amino-acid sequence is MRNLNSIIGSKLKEIRNKRELSLDEAAKLTGVSKAMLGQIERGQSSPTVSTLWKISTGLKVSFSFFIDEEQDELEIVDQNNIDPIIEDDARMKLYPIFPFDANKGFEIFTIELEPGCNHISTPHSDGVEEYIIVTQGEVEIDIEDQKYSLKKGNSIKFVANIPHKYRNVSREPAIFQNIILYFR
- a CDS encoding cobalt-precorrin-6A reductase encodes the protein MIGFILGTSEGRKILSLINKYTSDIAVTTATAYGGELLKEFNIKELNTKPLNAEEMLKWIEINQIDILVDASHPYAQEVTKIALKCANSLKIKYVRYERLGALESITGEDIVRVKDYDEAIEIIKNIDGNILNTTGGNNVSKFVNLEFNHRVIHRILPSPKVLEKIVEKGINIKDIIALQGPISYELEKAFIYQYNIKAILTKDSGKEGGVLEKLKAVREAKIKLIVIEKPKFNYELVFNHEEKLVEFLMKYKK
- the cobJ gene encoding precorrin-3B C(17)-methyltransferase: MGKLRVIGIGPGSVENMSLRALKAIEDSDVVVGYNKYIDMIKDLVKDKELYSTGMKGEEARCKEALNLCKDKNVALISTGDAGIYGMAGLILELKKDEDVEIIPGITASSAAGSVVGAPLMHDNCNISLSDLMTPYEDIKKRVKLAAEGDFVISLYNPKSKGRPDYLRECIDIIREFRQDSTPVAVIRHALREGQSYKLFTIKDFDEDIVDMMSIVIVGNSKSYYKDEKFITPRGYENKR